The following proteins are encoded in a genomic region of Desulfosporosinus youngiae DSM 17734:
- the mraZ gene encoding division/cell wall cluster transcriptional repressor MraZ has product MFMGEYIHTIDGKGRLIIPAKFREALGKQFIVTKGLDHCLFVYPLAEWGTLEKKLRELPFTQPDVRAFVRFFFSGATECELDKQGRILLPANLRDYAQLEKDLVLVGVSSRVEIWSQTLWTEYSQQAESAYASAAESLVQLGI; this is encoded by the coding sequence ATGTTTATGGGGGAGTACATTCATACAATCGATGGAAAAGGCAGGTTAATTATTCCTGCTAAATTCCGGGAAGCTTTAGGAAAACAATTCATTGTGACCAAAGGCTTGGATCATTGTTTGTTTGTCTACCCTCTTGCAGAATGGGGTACTTTAGAAAAGAAACTGCGTGAGCTGCCGTTTACCCAACCTGACGTACGAGCCTTTGTCCGTTTCTTTTTTTCTGGGGCAACGGAATGTGAGCTGGACAAGCAGGGAAGAATTCTATTGCCGGCTAATTTGCGCGATTATGCGCAATTAGAGAAAGATCTGGTTCTGGTGGGAGTGTCAAGCCGTGTTGAGATTTGGAGCCAGACTCTTTGGACAGAATACAGTCAGCAAGCAGAAAGTGCCTATGCCAGTGCTGCTGAATCCCTTGTTCAGCTTGGAATATAG
- the lpdA gene encoding dihydrolipoyl dehydrogenase yields the protein MDYQVGILGGGPGGYVCALRAAQLGLSVVLIEGDRLGGTCLNRGCIPTKALVKSADLWREMGRAEEFGLFAGEKRIDYGAVLARKDQVVNSLVGGVEKLMKNANIRVVKGWGEFKKPGQISVTTESGVEHFEVENVVLATGSVPARIPIPGADLPGVETSDEILEGSDLPKRLVIIGGGVIGLEFASIFEAFGVKVTVIEMLPTLLPTIDEEIPKRLTPLLKRSGMDILTKTAVKQIRRDGEGLVVEIEDAKGVRDIPTDRVLLSTGRRPSMQGIDAEGLGLETERGAIKVNAQMQTNLPKVYAIGDVVGGIMLAHVASEEGIIAVEHIAGHSVNMSYRAIPSAIFTHPEIATVGYTEQELKASGKDYRISKFPFSANGKALALGESIGIVKILADAEGVVVGASIMGPQASTLISELVIAVEKGLKAEDVARTVHAHPTLPEAIMEAAQGISGKPLHLA from the coding sequence GTGGATTATCAGGTTGGAATTCTTGGCGGAGGACCGGGAGGATATGTTTGTGCTTTAAGAGCAGCCCAACTGGGTTTATCAGTTGTACTGATTGAGGGTGACCGTTTGGGGGGGACATGTTTGAACCGGGGGTGTATCCCTACTAAGGCATTGGTAAAGAGTGCCGATTTATGGCGTGAGATGGGGCGTGCTGAGGAATTCGGCTTGTTTGCTGGTGAGAAGCGAATAGATTATGGTGCTGTACTTGCTCGCAAGGATCAAGTTGTCAATTCGTTGGTAGGCGGAGTTGAGAAGTTGATGAAAAATGCGAATATACGTGTGGTGAAGGGGTGGGGAGAATTCAAGAAGCCAGGGCAGATTTCAGTAACGACTGAAAGTGGAGTGGAGCATTTCGAGGTAGAAAATGTTGTGCTTGCTACAGGGTCTGTTCCTGCGCGTATTCCGATACCGGGGGCTGACCTCCCGGGGGTAGAGACCAGTGATGAGATACTTGAAGGATCAGACCTGCCTAAACGCCTTGTTATCATTGGCGGAGGGGTTATTGGTTTAGAATTTGCCTCAATATTCGAGGCCTTTGGAGTTAAAGTAACTGTTATAGAAATGCTCCCTACTTTGTTACCGACGATCGATGAGGAAATTCCCAAGCGCTTAACCCCCTTGTTAAAGCGCAGTGGAATGGATATTTTGACTAAGACCGCGGTTAAGCAAATTCGCCGGGACGGCGAGGGACTCGTAGTCGAAATTGAAGATGCCAAAGGGGTAAGAGATATTCCGACTGACCGTGTTCTTTTATCCACTGGCCGCAGACCGAGTATGCAAGGAATTGATGCGGAAGGTTTAGGTTTAGAAACTGAAAGAGGGGCCATTAAGGTGAATGCTCAGATGCAGACGAATCTTCCTAAGGTTTACGCGATTGGTGATGTCGTTGGCGGAATCATGCTGGCCCATGTGGCATCTGAAGAAGGAATTATTGCTGTAGAGCATATCGCCGGACATTCGGTTAATATGAGTTACAGAGCGATACCAAGTGCAATCTTCACTCATCCGGAAATTGCCACAGTTGGCTATACAGAACAGGAACTTAAAGCATCAGGGAAAGACTATCGCATAAGTAAGTTTCCATTTTCGGCTAACGGCAAGGCCCTTGCTTTGGGGGAAAGTATTGGAATCGTTAAGATTCTGGCAGATGCCGAAGGGGTAGTAGTAGGAGCAAGTATCATGGGGCCGCAGGCGAGCACCCTAATCTCAGAATTAGTAATTGCTGTGGAAAAAGGGCTTAAAGCTGAAGATGTTGCACGCACCGTCCACGCCCATCCCACATTACCCGAAGCAATTATGGAGGCAGCTCAGGGAATTAGTGGAAAACCACTTCACTTAGCTTAA
- a CDS encoding LysM peptidoglycan-binding domain-containing protein has product MELRSVAYNPNLTSGMFPGMGGMQSMGGMQDMGGMQGMGGMQGMGGMQGMGGMQGMGGMQGMGGMQGMGGMQDMGGMHGMMGGYGMCPPGGFVNLDVDMDPGCATLDLEGPMPCSPCGTPVMEHHHCSMPAPEPLPVPTPSFEVYVVKQGDTVWKIAKRFGTTMQAIILANNLRNPDLIFPGQVLLIPGVSTGEFYG; this is encoded by the coding sequence ATGGAATTACGTTCCGTTGCTTATAATCCAAATCTTACTTCTGGTATGTTCCCGGGAATGGGAGGAATGCAAAGTATGGGAGGAATGCAGGATATGGGAGGAATGCAAGGTATGGGAGGAATGCAAGGTATGGGAGGAATGCAAGGTATGGGAGGAATGCAAGGTATGGGAGGGATGCAAGGTATGGGAGGAATGCAAGGTATGGGAGGAATGCAAGATATGGGCGGAATGCATGGCATGATGGGTGGTTATGGAATGTGCCCGCCTGGAGGTTTTGTAAATCTGGATGTTGATATGGATCCTGGTTGTGCCACGCTCGATCTTGAGGGTCCAATGCCTTGTTCACCATGTGGAACACCTGTGATGGAGCATCATCATTGTTCGATGCCGGCTCCGGAACCTCTTCCTGTGCCTACCCCTTCATTCGAAGTTTATGTTGTAAAACAAGGGGATACTGTTTGGAAGATTGCTAAGCGCTTTGGTACGACAATGCAAGCGATAATTCTTGCCAATAACCTTCGTAACCCGGATCTTATTTTTCCTGGTCAGGTCTTATTGATACCTGGAGTATCTACAGGAGAGTTTTACGGCTAA
- a CDS encoding DUF1858 domain-containing protein has translation MITKEMTVGQVLKQYPQTVQMFLELGMHCLGCPSSTMESVEGAALTHGQNPDELVAKLNKAIVV, from the coding sequence ATGATAACGAAAGAGATGACGGTGGGTCAGGTATTGAAGCAGTATCCCCAAACCGTTCAAATGTTCTTGGAACTTGGGATGCATTGTTTAGGATGTCCCTCTTCGACCATGGAAAGTGTTGAAGGTGCGGCTCTGACCCATGGACAAAATCCTGATGAGCTGGTTGCAAAATTAAACAAGGCAATTGTTGTTTAG
- a CDS encoding methionine synthase, with product MKNQEFKPNFLATGVGSVPQTTSEEALELIWKSVPFAPHWPQLPNLGAESSFVGQYLNVLIETGIIGDFENPKFQTEAADWVERMTMFYSLYLEALEGNEQALERFGLSLQGGEGFEAYYRDLESSGTRDALLLKGQLSGPLTVGMQITDKNRRSSYYDDTLRDMLLKALALHAEWQTKRLRRFGLPVLMTVDDPGLYGFGASTHVTLKREQLIEDLDTIFEGIIRQGGIPGAHVCAGMDWTLLFDSKVQVVNFDAYDYFQSMMALAEPLNGFLKRGGVLSWGIVPTNPIAWEETAQSLIQRLENNIAELVKRGIDEGLLRQQSMLTPSCGTGALQKELSEHVYKLLAEIRGLI from the coding sequence ATGAAAAACCAAGAATTTAAACCTAATTTTTTGGCAACGGGAGTGGGTAGTGTTCCTCAAACTACGAGCGAAGAGGCTTTAGAACTAATTTGGAAAAGTGTTCCTTTTGCTCCGCATTGGCCTCAACTGCCCAATTTGGGAGCAGAGAGTTCGTTTGTTGGGCAATACCTCAATGTTTTGATTGAAACCGGCATTATTGGGGATTTTGAAAATCCTAAATTTCAAACGGAAGCCGCGGATTGGGTAGAACGGATGACTATGTTTTATTCCTTATATTTAGAAGCCCTTGAGGGAAACGAACAAGCCTTAGAACGCTTTGGCCTTAGTCTGCAAGGGGGAGAAGGATTCGAAGCTTACTATCGTGATCTTGAGAGCTCCGGCACACGGGATGCCTTGCTGCTTAAAGGACAACTCAGCGGCCCGTTAACTGTGGGAATGCAAATTACGGATAAAAACAGACGATCAAGTTATTATGACGATACCCTTCGGGATATGCTGCTCAAAGCTCTTGCCCTGCATGCTGAGTGGCAGACAAAACGGCTCCGAAGGTTTGGCTTGCCTGTGCTGATGACAGTTGATGACCCTGGGCTTTATGGTTTTGGCGCTTCAACCCACGTAACCTTAAAGAGAGAGCAGCTCATTGAAGACCTGGATACAATATTTGAGGGAATTATTCGTCAAGGTGGGATTCCGGGGGCACATGTCTGTGCCGGCATGGATTGGACTCTTCTTTTTGACTCCAAGGTTCAAGTTGTTAATTTTGATGCTTATGATTATTTTCAGAGTATGATGGCCTTAGCAGAGCCGCTAAATGGGTTCCTAAAACGTGGAGGAGTTCTCTCCTGGGGAATTGTTCCTACCAATCCAATTGCTTGGGAAGAAACTGCTCAAAGTCTGATACAGCGCCTGGAAAACAATATAGCAGAACTCGTCAAACGTGGTATTGATGAAGGTCTGCTTCGCCAACAAAGTATGCTGACACCAAGTTGTGGAACAGGTGCTCTTCAGAAGGAATTGTCAGAACATGTCTATAAGCTTTTAGCGGAAATAAGGGGACTTATATGA
- a CDS encoding glycosyl hydrolase: MFNRRFMIYSFLWTLALGILWWNWTSPQGEPLFTEKSGISSTRFTQNLNGSWNQFSSLRQAWTTESERSQGKTNHSFLTKGSSLDLPSSTRVSVVTKRLQIPGEWSSRTMLLTFNGVQGHANVYLNGITGSQKIGEFEGSGGADELEILPKAFRYGEDNILLVELTGSAAQRGTLLGSAWPRSGYIKGDIRLEAVVETTIMPPEVKVDWIESTAQITVTADLRHRGFSQEGPWSVYGVISDGSAGLAEQSLTVYPEESGDHRPVTLIFTIPEARRWTLEDPYLYQLHLTATNSKGDIDDLSLPVGLRTISMESGNWLLNGQMIQIKGEALTPQEEYRLRNSGELESWLRSERQKGNNLVYFIGQYPDELWLQTADRVGIGLWAELPVELIPSQRLPQPDSFRNVITEKKRHPSLWAWTIGKGLDSDDLARNYFKQAEMEVLPNLAFALKLIPDIDTGLSAEQSIYVQGSTLQGVWGEVGVSSSSSIGAGWTKELMFAQILAIFMVFLAWMNIRSVTWRYKEIGEKKPKRRLRSAWLWNRLFMFARVCLLAGLVTSGLFRIPIHASPWFSHLWPGIELLQAQSPWLIWMTLVGLFMLVRMIQVGVAAPRLPDAPHEAGLMYWLERRYRWAVFIAIAWALLPWGVPYYTLLTGYGLLVFLFLPIRIRDIHRIGGRYLPFLWVPGIIVVSLLVGSYFYLADWIFLWNGLQPYAAPIIDQLRMMFKTISSFISLIL, from the coding sequence ATGTTCAATCGCCGCTTCATGATTTATAGTTTTTTATGGACGTTAGCCTTAGGAATTCTTTGGTGGAACTGGACAAGTCCCCAAGGAGAACCTCTTTTTACAGAGAAAAGTGGTATAAGCTCGACACGATTTACTCAGAATTTAAACGGGAGTTGGAATCAGTTTTCCTCATTGCGCCAGGCTTGGACAACAGAATCCGAACGTTCCCAAGGGAAAACGAATCATTCCTTTCTTACGAAAGGAAGCTCTTTAGATCTTCCTTCAAGCACGAGAGTTTCAGTAGTAACCAAACGCCTGCAAATCCCCGGAGAGTGGAGTTCGCGGACCATGCTGCTGACATTTAACGGAGTTCAGGGGCATGCCAATGTTTATTTAAATGGAATCACTGGCAGCCAGAAAATTGGTGAATTTGAAGGAAGCGGTGGGGCCGACGAATTAGAGATTTTGCCTAAGGCATTCCGCTATGGAGAAGATAACATTCTCTTAGTTGAACTCACGGGAAGTGCAGCGCAGCGTGGGACATTGTTAGGTTCCGCTTGGCCAAGATCCGGGTATATTAAGGGTGACATTCGTTTGGAAGCCGTCGTAGAAACGACAATTATGCCGCCGGAGGTGAAGGTTGACTGGATAGAGAGCACTGCGCAAATAACGGTAACGGCTGATTTGCGGCATCGAGGTTTTTCACAGGAAGGGCCCTGGTCGGTTTACGGTGTGATCTCGGATGGCTCCGCTGGTTTGGCCGAGCAATCTCTTACCGTATATCCCGAGGAAAGCGGAGATCACCGACCTGTGACATTAATCTTCACAATACCGGAGGCTCGGCGTTGGACCCTGGAAGATCCTTATCTCTATCAACTACATTTAACCGCAACGAACAGTAAAGGAGACATCGATGATTTGTCACTGCCCGTAGGTCTTCGCACAATCTCTATGGAATCCGGGAATTGGCTATTAAATGGGCAAATGATCCAGATTAAAGGGGAGGCCTTAACTCCACAGGAGGAATATCGTCTTCGAAACTCCGGAGAGTTAGAGTCGTGGTTAAGATCAGAACGACAAAAAGGAAACAACCTTGTCTACTTTATTGGGCAGTATCCTGATGAACTTTGGCTGCAAACGGCAGATAGAGTTGGTATTGGTTTATGGGCTGAGTTGCCTGTTGAGCTGATTCCCTCTCAGCGCTTACCACAGCCGGATAGTTTTAGGAACGTGATTACAGAAAAAAAACGTCATCCATCCCTCTGGGCTTGGACGATAGGAAAAGGTCTGGATTCTGACGACTTGGCCCGAAACTATTTTAAACAGGCTGAAATGGAAGTCCTGCCTAATTTGGCTTTTGCTCTTAAGCTAATCCCTGACATTGATACAGGGCTCTCCGCAGAACAATCGATTTATGTCCAAGGATCGACTCTTCAAGGAGTATGGGGGGAAGTGGGAGTGTCCTCTTCTTCGAGTATAGGTGCAGGTTGGACTAAAGAACTTATGTTTGCGCAGATATTGGCTATTTTTATGGTATTTCTCGCTTGGATGAATATTCGATCGGTCACTTGGCGCTATAAAGAGATCGGAGAGAAAAAACCTAAACGCCGGTTGCGCAGTGCTTGGCTTTGGAATAGATTGTTTATGTTTGCACGTGTTTGTTTGTTGGCAGGTTTAGTTACTTCCGGGTTGTTTAGGATTCCGATTCATGCTAGCCCATGGTTTTCACATTTGTGGCCTGGGATTGAATTGCTGCAGGCGCAATCTCCTTGGCTGATTTGGATGACGCTTGTTGGGTTATTCATGCTTGTACGAATGATTCAAGTTGGGGTAGCCGCTCCTCGTTTGCCGGATGCACCACATGAGGCAGGGCTGATGTATTGGTTGGAACGGCGTTATCGCTGGGCTGTATTTATTGCAATTGCTTGGGCTTTGTTGCCTTGGGGAGTTCCGTATTATACACTGCTGACCGGATATGGTTTACTGGTATTCCTATTCCTTCCTATTCGTATTCGTGATATCCACCGTATTGGAGGGCGTTATCTTCCTTTCCTCTGGGTGCCGGGAATTATAGTTGTTTCTCTGTTAGTAGGGTCTTACTTTTATCTGGCGGATTGGATTTTTCTTTGGAATGGGCTGCAGCCCTATGCAGCGCCTATCATCGACCAATTACGGATGATGTTCAAAACTATATCTTCATTTATTAGTTTAATTTTATAA
- a CDS encoding Fur family transcriptional regulator — MNAIGILKQLKDKGVRFTPQRQAILEFLLETRSHPTADEIYHHVKAKFPGVSLGTIYNTLNMLKEHGHLLELSYGDMASRFDGNPNNHYHIVCSKCGKVADFHGPLIDMDQEVMEKSGFLIQGHRMEFYGFCPECRQVEQIN; from the coding sequence ATGAATGCGATTGGAATTCTAAAACAATTAAAAGATAAGGGTGTCCGTTTTACACCGCAAAGACAGGCGATTTTGGAATTCCTACTCGAGACTCGGTCCCATCCTACGGCTGATGAAATTTATCATCATGTAAAGGCGAAATTTCCAGGAGTAAGTCTCGGAACGATTTATAATACACTAAACATGCTCAAAGAGCATGGACATCTTCTGGAGTTGTCTTATGGGGATATGGCTAGTCGTTTTGACGGTAACCCAAACAACCATTATCATATCGTTTGTTCAAAGTGCGGCAAGGTAGCGGATTTCCACGGACCTCTAATTGACATGGACCAAGAAGTCATGGAGAAATCAGGGTTCCTTATTCAAGGGCATCGCATGGAGTTTTATGGTTTTTGCCCGGAGTGCCGTCAAGTTGAACAAATTAATTAA
- a CDS encoding DUF362 domain-containing protein translates to MAYVISSECISCGACEGECTVSAISEGDGQYVINAELCIDCGSCATVCPVEAPNPA, encoded by the coding sequence ATGGCATACGTTATTAGCTCAGAATGCATTAGTTGCGGTGCTTGTGAAGGAGAATGTACAGTATCTGCAATTAGTGAGGGAGACGGGCAATACGTCATCAATGCGGAACTATGTATCGATTGTGGTTCATGCGCTACTGTCTGTCCAGTCGAAGCACCAAACCCAGCGTAA
- a CDS encoding vWA domain-containing protein, whose translation MDNSYNDYRISELDRHLVEFAQLLRTVGLKISPSEISDATEGLSLVGLADRDKVEAVLQATLVKNVQHISAFKEAFRAYFASMEQKEAWQEEVAQKTSQWNEQIESTYQDLRFQDNELDISEEQRAVYASLPEKDKQRLRDFLEKSSNGTRSGVPVDHTYQPMVERVLRGSLEYWRKKLEEDDPIFSPGSTDGVLSEVERALRDREVEVLSRDLKKISPEEWPEVIRLIRRLSQRLASQVTRRYRAARRRGGLDMRSTLRKNLRYGGVLVDRSYRSRRKGRPRIVLLCDISGSMLKYAEFIWQFVYGLSSVVSGIKTFAFGETLIPLTGKFRKGQTFEIMVKEALSLSGKEWGGGTNLAKALETMQTKYPDTFTRQTLFLIVSDGQTLEGDKAAALLGEVHRHVRQVLWLNTLPERRWSETPYVKAFLPFCQMYECYTLGHLSQILNKQF comes from the coding sequence ATGGATAATAGCTATAACGATTATCGAATCAGTGAATTAGATCGTCATTTAGTAGAATTTGCCCAGTTATTAAGAACAGTGGGTCTTAAAATCAGTCCTTCCGAGATATCAGATGCCACTGAAGGTTTATCCTTAGTCGGTTTAGCAGACAGAGATAAAGTGGAGGCTGTCCTGCAAGCGACCCTAGTTAAGAATGTCCAACATATTTCCGCATTTAAGGAAGCCTTTAGGGCTTACTTCGCATCCATGGAACAAAAGGAGGCGTGGCAGGAAGAGGTTGCTCAGAAAACAAGCCAATGGAACGAACAGATCGAGAGTACCTACCAAGATCTGCGTTTTCAAGATAATGAATTAGATATTAGCGAAGAACAGAGGGCTGTTTATGCCAGTCTGCCTGAGAAGGATAAACAACGGCTGCGCGACTTTCTGGAGAAATCATCGAATGGCACGCGAAGCGGAGTTCCTGTGGATCATACCTATCAGCCTATGGTTGAGCGGGTTCTCCGGGGGTCCTTGGAGTACTGGCGCAAAAAGTTAGAGGAAGATGACCCGATTTTTTCGCCAGGGTCTACGGATGGAGTCCTCTCGGAGGTGGAGCGGGCGCTGCGTGACCGGGAAGTGGAGGTCCTAAGCCGGGATCTAAAGAAGATTTCTCCTGAAGAGTGGCCCGAGGTTATTCGCTTAATCCGTCGGCTTAGTCAACGCCTGGCAAGTCAGGTGACTCGTCGCTATCGGGCGGCCCGAAGACGGGGCGGCTTGGATATGCGCTCTACTTTACGCAAAAACCTACGCTATGGTGGAGTGCTTGTTGATCGAAGCTATCGCAGCCGCCGCAAAGGCAGGCCGAGAATTGTTTTGCTTTGTGACATATCGGGTTCGATGCTCAAATACGCAGAGTTTATCTGGCAGTTTGTCTATGGACTATCCAGTGTTGTAAGTGGGATAAAAACCTTCGCCTTTGGTGAAACGCTGATTCCTTTAACTGGAAAGTTCCGCAAAGGGCAGACCTTTGAAATTATGGTTAAAGAAGCCCTCTCTCTATCCGGAAAGGAATGGGGAGGAGGAACCAACCTTGCTAAGGCTTTAGAAACTATGCAAACGAAATATCCGGATACCTTCACTAGACAAACCCTATTCCTTATTGTCAGTGATGGGCAAACTCTCGAAGGGGACAAAGCTGCGGCTTTATTGGGCGAGGTTCACAGACATGTTCGTCAAGTGCTCTGGCTGAACACGCTTCCTGAACGCCGCTGGTCGGAGACTCCTTATGTTAAGGCCTTTCTTCCATTCTGCCAAATGTATGAATGCTATACCCTTGGCCATTTGTCCCAGATACTAAACAAGCAATTCTAA
- a CDS encoding AAA family ATPase → MTNRRNLDQFESELEAIGYITERDDRIALTAYLATELGKPLLVSGPAGVGKTEIAKVLSQVLDAPLIRLQCYEGLDETKALYEWNYQRQLLKIQMGREHLQEADLFSTDYLLPRPLLQALLSEKRTVLLIDEIDKTDSEFEAFLFELLGEFQVTIPEMGTVRAKERPMVVLTSNGERELSDGLKRRCIFLHVDPPSVNKEVRILRAKVPDLPERLALEVARAVNVLREHLTLNKIPSVSETMDWAKALLVMGKTGLDPAWVDATLTLLLKSQDDVELFYREMGAERLIFESGKLAQGERHVHG, encoded by the coding sequence ATGACAAACCGAAGAAATCTGGACCAGTTTGAGAGTGAGTTAGAAGCCATAGGATACATAACCGAACGGGATGATCGAATCGCGCTTACGGCGTATTTAGCAACGGAGTTAGGTAAACCACTATTAGTCTCCGGACCAGCCGGAGTGGGTAAAACAGAAATTGCTAAAGTGTTAAGCCAAGTGTTGGATGCTCCGCTGATTCGCTTGCAATGCTATGAAGGGTTGGACGAGACAAAAGCACTTTACGAATGGAATTATCAGCGACAACTTTTAAAAATTCAGATGGGTCGTGAGCATCTTCAGGAGGCGGACCTTTTCTCCACAGACTATCTGCTGCCCCGCCCCTTACTTCAAGCACTTTTAAGTGAGAAAAGGACTGTACTCTTGATTGATGAAATTGATAAGACGGATTCTGAGTTTGAGGCATTTCTTTTTGAACTTTTAGGGGAGTTTCAAGTGACCATCCCTGAGATGGGAACTGTTAGAGCTAAAGAACGACCGATGGTAGTCTTAACCTCTAATGGAGAACGAGAGCTTTCGGATGGCTTAAAGCGCCGGTGTATTTTCCTTCATGTAGATCCGCCTTCGGTTAATAAGGAAGTGCGCATACTTAGGGCTAAAGTTCCGGATTTACCGGAACGATTAGCGTTAGAAGTGGCAAGGGCCGTTAATGTGCTTCGAGAACATCTCACTCTAAATAAAATCCCCTCCGTATCTGAAACCATGGATTGGGCCAAGGCCTTGCTTGTGATGGGCAAGACGGGTCTCGATCCGGCTTGGGTCGATGCCACCTTGACCTTGTTACTTAAGAGCCAGGATGATGTTGAGCTTTTCTATCGTGAGATGGGAGCCGAGCGTCTTATTTTTGAGTCTGGTAAACTGGCCCAAGGTGAAAGGCATGTCCATGGATAA
- the bshA gene encoding N-acetyl-alpha-D-glucosaminyl L-malate synthase BshA, which produces MKIGMICYPSYGGSGVVATELGYALGERGHEVHFISSARPFRLRRFHEKLFYHEVSDVSYPVFKYPPYTLLLANKIVEVANYVGLDVIHAHYAIPHSISAYLAKQMMTKQVPVVTTLHGTDVTLVGAFEEFNQLTCLALRVSDRITAVSNALARETVETFGPLKQGIEVIPNFIDPKMYLPKEGLRAKCREHFAPCNEKILTHISNFREVKRVVDVVKIFALVEKVVPSRLLLVGDGPEMARVEREVIKLGLERKVQFLGKQENVQDILQMADIFLLPSAQESFGLVALEAMVCGVPVVASRVGGLPEVVKHGETGYLADVGDIQGMSEAVLKLLTDPLQYKAFSEQAANWARESFPVDRAVRSYESVYESVILSSHAGSRSEV; this is translated from the coding sequence TTGAAGATCGGAATGATTTGTTACCCGAGCTATGGCGGGAGCGGTGTTGTCGCAACTGAGCTGGGGTATGCACTGGGTGAACGAGGGCATGAAGTTCATTTTATTTCCTCAGCCCGGCCCTTTCGCTTACGCCGGTTTCATGAGAAACTGTTTTATCATGAAGTATCGGATGTAAGCTATCCGGTATTTAAATATCCTCCCTATACGTTGTTGCTGGCCAATAAAATTGTGGAAGTCGCAAATTATGTAGGACTGGATGTGATTCATGCTCATTATGCTATTCCGCACAGTATTAGTGCCTATTTGGCCAAACAAATGATGACCAAGCAGGTTCCGGTGGTTACGACGTTGCATGGCACAGATGTCACGCTAGTAGGTGCTTTTGAAGAGTTTAATCAGTTAACCTGTTTAGCATTACGAGTTAGCGATCGTATTACAGCGGTTTCCAATGCGCTGGCAAGGGAAACAGTCGAGACCTTTGGGCCGCTGAAACAGGGGATTGAGGTTATTCCAAATTTTATCGATCCTAAGATGTACCTGCCCAAGGAAGGTTTGAGGGCAAAATGCAGAGAACATTTTGCTCCCTGCAATGAAAAGATTTTAACGCATATCTCTAATTTTCGGGAAGTCAAGAGGGTCGTGGATGTCGTTAAGATATTTGCTCTCGTAGAGAAGGTGGTACCCAGTCGGCTCTTACTCGTCGGAGATGGGCCGGAGATGGCCAGAGTTGAACGGGAGGTCATAAAACTAGGGCTTGAGAGAAAGGTTCAGTTTCTAGGTAAGCAGGAAAATGTTCAGGATATTCTACAAATGGCCGATATTTTCTTACTCCCTTCAGCCCAGGAAAGTTTTGGCCTTGTTGCCCTGGAAGCGATGGTCTGTGGAGTTCCGGTTGTCGCCAGCCGGGTTGGAGGATTGCCTGAGGTCGTAAAGCATGGGGAAACAGGCTATCTGGCAGATGTCGGAGATATTCAAGGAATGAGTGAAGCGGTTCTCAAACTGCTGACGGATCCTTTACAGTATAAAGCTTTTTCCGAACAAGCTGCGAACTGGGCCAGAGAATCATTTCCAGTTGATCGGGCTGTGAGAAGCTATGAATCAGTCTATGAAAGTGTGATTTTAAGTTCTCACGCCGGTTCCAGGTCTGAAGTCTGA
- a CDS encoding YlbF family regulator, with translation MSTTDLAHELARTLKESDQFKNFLKSKEKVMSDANNHKVVREFQLKQWEIREAQMLEQEISEEKQQELERLYSLVSINPTAREYLEAEFKVSCMVHDIQKIIGEAMQDAMPIGFEEVDS, from the coding sequence ATGTCTACTACTGATTTAGCTCATGAACTTGCCAGGACCCTTAAGGAATCGGATCAGTTCAAAAACTTTCTTAAATCAAAGGAAAAGGTTATGAGTGATGCCAATAACCATAAGGTGGTTCGAGAATTTCAATTGAAACAATGGGAAATTCGTGAGGCTCAAATGCTGGAGCAAGAGATAAGTGAGGAAAAACAGCAAGAATTAGAACGTTTATACAGTTTGGTAAGCATAAATCCAACAGCAAGGGAGTATTTAGAGGCTGAATTTAAAGTGTCTTGTATGGTTCATGATATTCAAAAAATTATCGGAGAGGCTATGCAAGATGCTATGCCAATAGGTTTTGAAGAAGTGGATTCCTGA